The following are encoded together in the Osmerus eperlanus chromosome 18, fOsmEpe2.1, whole genome shotgun sequence genome:
- the LOC134038641 gene encoding astacin-like metalloendopeptidase isoform X1, which yields MEVKTVAFSDFRIGTLGFRQQTKMAMAAYHVLVISLFIVGSFKNVFNSPVKRAAEIPANTDVEKVLQPHNSRRNGETLEGALNADVIEGDMMLPRDRNAVKNLWPDIGGQITVPYTISPDIVERTNDIEAALDMISSRTCVGFYVRNNEEGYVVFTKGNGCASNVGYLGGRQLVVIGPPCSVGNIAHEVLHTLGFYHEHTRKDRLQHVDILFGNIIGGMEGNFQEKNGNTQGLPYDINSIMHYGGKFFSVNGKPTIKAKDPVQEMGQRTFLTNLDVDRVRRLYLCNFREQQDMPYVVNSTTTILVTPANANSSNV from the exons ATGGAGGTTAAAACGGTAGCCTTTTCAGATTTTAGAATAGGTACACTTGGGTTTAGGCAGCAGACTAAAATGGCAATGGCTGCTTATCACGTGCTGGTTATCTCACTTTTTATTGTTGGAAGTTTCAAAAATG TTTTCAACAGCCCCGTAAAGCGAGCGGCTGAAATACCTGCGAACACGG ACGTGGAAAAGGTCTTACAGCCGCACAACAGCCGAAGAAACGGGGAAACTCTTGAAG GAGCGTTGAATGCTGATGTGATTGAAGGGGACATGATGTTGCCA AGGGACCGAAATGCAGTGAAAAACCTGTGGCCAGATATTGGAGGACAGATTACTGTGCCCTACACCATCAGCCCAGACATAG TGGAAAGGACCAATGACATAGAAGCAGCCCTCGATATGATATCAAGTCGAACTTGTGTGGGCTTCTACGTGCGAAACAATGAAGAAGGCTATGTGGTGTTCACCAAGGGTAATGG CTGTGCCTCGAATGTGGGCTATTTAGGTGGCCGGCAGCTTGTCGTAATTGGGCCGCCGTGTAGTGTGGGGAACATCGCCCATGAGGTTCTGCACACGCTGGGGTTCTACCACGAGCACACACGAAAGGACAGACTACAGCACGTCGACATTTTGTTTGGCAACATAATCGGAG GTATGGAGGGTAACTTCCAGGAGAAGAATGGCAATACCCAGGGTCTACCCTATGATATCAACTCCATCATGCACTACGGAGG GAAGTTTTTCTCCGTCAACGGGAAGCCCACGATCAAAGCCAAGGATCCCGTTCAGGAAATGGGCCAGAGGACTTTCCTGACAAATCTCGACGTGGACAGGGTCCGACGGCTGTACCTCTGTA acttCAGAGAGCAACAAGACATGCCCTATGTTGTGAACTCGACTACCACCATCCTTGTGACTCCTGCAAATGCCAACAGCTCCAATGTCTAA
- the LOC134038641 gene encoding astacin-like metalloendopeptidase isoform X2: MEVKTVAFSDFRIGTLGFRQQTKMAMAAYHVLVISLFIVGSFKNVFNSPVKRAAEIPANTDVEKVLQPHNSRRNGETLEGALNADVIEGDMMLPRDRNAVKNLWPDIGGQITVPYTISPDIVERTNDIEAALDMISSRTCVGFYVRNNEEGYVVFTKGNGCASNVGYLGGRQLVVIGPPCSVGNIAHEVLHTLGFYHEHTRKDRLQHVDILFGNIIGGMEGNFQEKNGNTQGLPYDINSIMHYGGPRSKPRIPFRKWARGLS; the protein is encoded by the exons ATGGAGGTTAAAACGGTAGCCTTTTCAGATTTTAGAATAGGTACACTTGGGTTTAGGCAGCAGACTAAAATGGCAATGGCTGCTTATCACGTGCTGGTTATCTCACTTTTTATTGTTGGAAGTTTCAAAAATG TTTTCAACAGCCCCGTAAAGCGAGCGGCTGAAATACCTGCGAACACGG ACGTGGAAAAGGTCTTACAGCCGCACAACAGCCGAAGAAACGGGGAAACTCTTGAAG GAGCGTTGAATGCTGATGTGATTGAAGGGGACATGATGTTGCCA AGGGACCGAAATGCAGTGAAAAACCTGTGGCCAGATATTGGAGGACAGATTACTGTGCCCTACACCATCAGCCCAGACATAG TGGAAAGGACCAATGACATAGAAGCAGCCCTCGATATGATATCAAGTCGAACTTGTGTGGGCTTCTACGTGCGAAACAATGAAGAAGGCTATGTGGTGTTCACCAAGGGTAATGG CTGTGCCTCGAATGTGGGCTATTTAGGTGGCCGGCAGCTTGTCGTAATTGGGCCGCCGTGTAGTGTGGGGAACATCGCCCATGAGGTTCTGCACACGCTGGGGTTCTACCACGAGCACACACGAAAGGACAGACTACAGCACGTCGACATTTTGTTTGGCAACATAATCGGAG GTATGGAGGGTAACTTCCAGGAGAAGAATGGCAATACCCAGGGTCTACCCTATGATATCAACTCCATCATGCACTACGGAGG CCCACGATCAAAGCCAAGGATCCCGTTCAGGAAATGGGCCAGAGGACTTTCCTGA
- the zcchc9 gene encoding zinc finger CCHC domain-containing protein 9 yields the protein MTRWARANNVHKHKPADATPWSQLRGRGGRTETGGHGRGRGQPGSWASGGAGRGPPSWGRGGGGADHLRRPHPGGAGVKKPNRPKKEYDNVDVNGFLDFLQQSGKTLPAGGSGRTQHGEEREFREEVETALWKDRRREDRRIKRQNDKKSNMLCFNCRKPGHGLADCPEAERDEEMGRDICYRCGSTEHEIQRCRAKIDPALGEYPYAKCFICGKMGHLSRSCSDNPKGLYAAGGSCRVCGSVEHFQKDCPEHQAATNSVTVGWLSNNMSADHEEIHVPVKKAPVKQPKVVVF from the exons ATGACGAGGTGGGCCCGTGCTAACAACGTTCACAAACACAAGCCGGCGGACGCCACTCCTTGGAGTCAGCTGCGAGGGCGTGGAGGACGAACAGAAACAGGAGGGCACGGACGAGGAAGGGGACAACCTGGCTCTTGGGCGTCAGGTGGAGCTGGACGTGGACCTCCGAGTTGGggcagaggtggtggaggagctgaCCATCTGAGAAGACCCCACCCGGGTGGCGCAGGAGTGAAGAAACCTAACCGCCCGAAGAAGGAATATGACAACGTTGACGTTAACGGGTTTCTGGACTTCCTCCAGCAGAGCGGAAAGACCTTACCTGCTGGTGGCAGTGGACGGACGCAGCATGGGGAGGAGCGAGAGTTCAGGGAAGAGGTAGAGACTGCCCTTTGGAAAGATAGAAGAAGAGAAGACAGGAGGATAAAGAGGCAAAACGATAAAAAGAGCAATATG CTCTGTTTTAATTGCAGGAAACCTGGTCATGGATTGGCTGACTGTCCGGAGGCGGAGCGTgatgaggagatggggagggacaTATGTTACCGCTGCGGGTCAACCGAGCATGAGATCCAGCGATGCAGGGCTAAGATTGACCCTGCCCTGG gCGAATACCCGTATGCTAAGTGTTTCATCTGTGGTAAAATGGGTCACTTGTCACGCTCCTGTTCAGACAACCCCAAAGGACTTTATGCTGCAG gaggtagTTGCCGCGTGTGTGGTTCAGTGGAACACTTCCAGAAGGACTGCCCCGAGCATCAGGCCGCGA CCAACTCGGTGACGGTGGGCTGGCTGTCCAACAACATGAGCGCCGATCACGAAGAAATCCACGTGCCTGTGAAGAAAGCCCCGGTCAAACAGCCCAAAGTGGTGGTCTTTTGA
- the LOC134038912 gene encoding alpha-2B adrenergic receptor, with protein MAAAPDVACLSEMGGITGQNLSLSYGPEPCNQSALRTQPYSPEATAAFAIAITLMMIFTIVGNILVIIAVLTSRSLRGPQNLFLVSLAAADILVATLIIPFSLANELQGYWAFRSLWCEIYLALDVLFCTSSIVHLCAISLDRYLSISQPMSYTARRTPKRIKAAIVVVWLISAVISFPPLLSLDKSEGGVEVCELNSERWYILYSTIGSFFAPCLIMILVYVRIYQIAKQHTRCPPGERRKETAQGADVAALDQRQKSSSPSRGGPPKSPHVSPPSPSPPRARAETPGNDLRPPEGQPPASSQVPAAVGPPASPPTFPSLQGNPPPAVPDPQEACRQPHQAAETHTGSLHDDSSSFGSEVEAETRDHGGENGRGQGGPEKMRMTTRGLFQSKKFKGQVQSLAQRYKNTVATPTGTKLASDGLPKPEGTPMSRRKAMVNREKRFTFVLAVVIGVFVVCWFPFFFSYSLVAVCPETCSLPKPLFTFFFWIGYCNSCLNPVIYTIFNKDFRKAFKKILSRNTKGTYF; from the coding sequence ATGGCTGCCGCTCCTGATGTGGCCTGCCTATCAGAGATGGGTGGAATCACGGGTCAAAACCTCAGCCTGTCCTATGGTCCTGAACCCTGTAACCAGAGTGCTCTCCGAACCCAGCCTTATTCCCCAGAAGCCACAGCAGCGTTCGCCATAGCCATCACTCTCATGATGATCTTCACCATTGTGGGAAACATTCTGGTCATCATCGCCGTTCTGACCTCCCGCTCGCTCCGAGGCCCGCAGAACCTCTTCCTCGTGTCTCTGGCGGCGGCGGACATTCTCGTGGCCACCCTCATCATCCCGTTCTCCTTGGCCAACGAGCTGCAAGGCTACTGGGCCTTCCGCTCGCTGTGGTGCGAGATCTACCTCGCGTTGGACGTCCTCTTTTGCACCTCCTCCATTGTCCACCTGTGTGCCATTTCGCTGGACCGCTACCTGTCCATCTCTCAGCCCATGTCTTACACGGCGAGACGCACCCCCAAGCGCATCAAGGCGGCCATCGTCGTGGTGTGGCTGATCTCGGCGGtcatctccttcccccctctcctctccctggacAAGAgcgaaggaggggtggaggtgtgcgAACTGAACAGCGAGCGCTGGTACATCCTCTACTCCACCATTGGCTCTTTCTTTGCTCCGTGTTTGATTATGATCCTGGTGTACGTGAGGATCTATCAGATCGCGAAGCAGCACACTCGCTGTCCCCCTGGGGAGAGACGCAAGGAGACCGCCCAGGGTGCCGACGTCGCGGCTTTGGACCAACGGCAGAAATCCTCCAGCCCGTCGCGAGGCGGCCCTCCAAAGAGTCCTcacgtctctcctccctccccctctccccctcgggCCCGGGCAGAGACGCCCGGCAACGATCTCCGGCCGCCCGAGGGACAGCCTCCGGCCTCATCGCAGGTCCCCGCTGCCGTGGGTCCACCGGcctcccctcccaccttcccttcccttcaagGAAACCCACCTCCAGCTGTCCCCGACCCCCAGGAAGCCTGCAGACAGCCTCACCAAGCTGCGGAGACACACACGGGATCTCTCCACGACGACAGTTCCTCCTTCGGCTCGGAGGTGGAGGCGGAGACGAGGGACCATGGAGGAGAAAACGGCCGAGGGCAGGGCGGGCCCGAGAAGATGAGGATGACCACACGAGGGCTGTTCCAAAGCAAAAAGTTCAAAGGTCAAGTTCAAAGCCTGGCCCAGAGGTACAAAAACACAGTGGCCACGCCCACCGGCACCAAGCTGGCCTCTGACGGGCTGCCCAAGCCCGAGGGCACGCCCATGTCACGGCGCAAGGCCATGGTAAACCGAGAGAAGCGTTTCACCTTTGTGTTGGCGGTGGTAATCGGGGTGTTCGTGGTCTGTTGGTTCCCCTTTTTCTTCTCCTACTCGCTGGTGGCTGTCTGCCCAGAGACCTGTTCCCTCCCCAAGCCACTCTTTACGTTTTTCTTCTGGATTGGCTACTGCAACTCCTGCCTAAACCCTGTGATATACACCATCTTCAACAAGGACTTCCGGAAAGCCTTCAAGAAGATCTTGTCGAGGAACACCAAGGGCACCTACTTCTAA